One Dictyoglomus thermophilum H-6-12 DNA window includes the following coding sequences:
- a CDS encoding ABC transporter permease, with translation MWKEMIRPLFKSPKFIVGITIFLLIVLMAILGPIVYPKDPNSFAGMPEQPPSKQYPLGTDTYGGDLLAKVLNGTRSSLYIGFLVAIISMSIGLLVGTFSAIKGGVVDDLLMGLTNIVLTIPSILLAILIASYLKVRSLEVIAIILGILSWPWFARAIRAQLMSLINREYVYLSRLAGYGDFRIAIEDLIPAIATYTFMAFILFINGGILGEAGLSLIGLGPTKGVTLGVVLQWAVLMEAIRRGLWWWFIPPGVIIVALTSSLLIITTAMDEVFNPKLRER, from the coding sequence ATGTGGAAAGAAATGATAAGACCATTATTTAAAAGCCCCAAATTTATAGTAGGCATAACCATTTTCTTATTAATTGTTTTAATGGCTATATTAGGTCCTATTGTTTATCCCAAGGATCCTAATTCCTTTGCAGGAATGCCAGAACAACCTCCAAGCAAACAGTATCCATTAGGAACCGATACCTATGGAGGAGATCTATTAGCAAAAGTTCTAAATGGCACAAGGTCATCTCTATATATAGGATTTTTAGTTGCAATTATCTCTATGAGTATAGGACTTCTTGTGGGAACCTTTTCTGCTATAAAAGGTGGGGTTGTTGATGACCTTTTGATGGGACTTACTAATATAGTTCTAACAATACCAAGTATTCTTCTTGCTATACTTATTGCTAGTTATCTAAAAGTAAGAAGTTTAGAAGTTATCGCAATAATATTAGGAATACTTTCCTGGCCATGGTTTGCAAGGGCTATACGTGCTCAACTCATGAGCTTAATAAACCGAGAGTATGTATATCTCTCCAGACTTGCAGGATATGGAGACTTTAGAATTGCTATAGAAGACCTAATCCCTGCAATTGCAACATATACCTTCATGGCCTTTATCCTCTTTATTAACGGTGGTATATTAGGAGAGGCAGGATTAAGTCTTATTGGATTAGGACCTACAAAAGGCGTAACCTTAGGAGTAGTTCTTCAGTGGGCAGTGTTGATGGAAGCAATAAGAAGAGGACTTTGGTGGTGGTTTATTCCCCCTGGCGTCATTATAGTTGCCCTCACTTCTTCTCTATTAATAATCACTACAGCAATGGACGAAGTATTCAATCCAAAGTTAAGAGAGAGGTGA
- a CDS encoding ABC transporter ATP-binding protein produces MKGTLIISLDNVKAYYARGDAYVKAVDGVTLNVYKGEVVGIVGESGSGKSTLSNVMIMNIKKPLTFIDGKVTLNVGADFLELNKMPRQELQKIIWGRETSIVPQSAMNALMPTKKIRDFISDLVKDHFERALNEEEIIERAKQRFTDVGISPNDIYRYPFELSGGMRQRAVIAIATLLNPRLLICDEPTSALDVANQKLVLKTLEQLRRREIVESIVFITHDIATVRQIATRMVVMYAGKIVEVSPVEDIIKEPLHPYSKGLLLSVVTPEPEIKKRGISYIPGTPPDLANPPVGCRFHTRCPYKMPICEEQEPPLKKVDTNREVACFLFNK; encoded by the coding sequence ATGAAAGGAACTTTGATAATTAGCTTAGATAACGTAAAAGCTTACTATGCAAGAGGAGATGCTTATGTAAAAGCAGTAGATGGAGTTACCCTAAATGTATACAAGGGGGAAGTAGTGGGTATTGTAGGAGAAAGCGGATCAGGAAAGTCAACTCTTTCCAACGTGATGATAATGAATATTAAAAAACCCCTAACTTTTATTGATGGAAAGGTAACTTTGAACGTAGGAGCAGACTTTTTAGAATTAAATAAAATGCCAAGACAAGAACTCCAAAAAATTATTTGGGGAAGAGAAACCTCTATAGTCCCTCAATCTGCTATGAATGCCCTCATGCCTACTAAAAAGATAAGAGACTTTATATCGGATTTAGTTAAAGACCACTTCGAAAGAGCTCTAAATGAGGAAGAAATAATAGAAAGAGCAAAACAAAGATTTACTGATGTAGGAATAAGCCCTAATGACATATATAGATATCCTTTTGAACTTTCGGGAGGAATGAGACAAAGAGCTGTAATAGCCATCGCAACTCTTCTAAATCCAAGGCTTCTTATATGTGATGAGCCTACATCTGCTTTAGATGTAGCAAATCAAAAGTTAGTATTAAAAACCTTGGAACAACTTAGAAGAAGAGAAATTGTCGAATCCATTGTCTTTATAACCCACGATATCGCTACAGTAAGACAAATTGCAACCAGAATGGTGGTTATGTATGCTGGAAAAATAGTCGAAGTTAGCCCCGTAGAAGATATTATTAAAGAACCATTACATCCTTATTCAAAAGGTCTACTACTTTCAGTAGTGACCCCTGAGCCTGAGATTAAAAAACGTGGAATATCATACATCCCAGGAACTCCTCCTGACCTTGCTAATCCTCCCGTAGGATGCAGATTCCACACAAGATGTCCTTACAAGATGCCTATCTGTGAAGAACAAGAACCTCCCCTTAAGAAGGTAGATACCAATAGAGAAGTAGCATGTTTTCTATTTAATAAATGA
- a CDS encoding ABC transporter ATP-binding protein, producing the protein MALLEVKNLNKIYEVGLFVRRQVHAVKNVNFSVERGEIISLVGESGSGKTTTAKMILRIEKPTSGDIIVEGINVWKDIKTVEDKKNYYRKVHAVFQDPFASYNQFYPIDRILHQALRLIDVDPQNPKSKELIEEALRHVGLEPKNILGKYPHQLSGGEKQRIMIARCWLLKPSLVIADEPVSMIDASTRGGIIKLFENLRDEAGTSVIFITHDMGLAYYISNRIFIMYKGEIVETGTPDEIISNPKHDYTKNLIGSIPTLYKKWEDIGELETRV; encoded by the coding sequence ATGGCACTGTTAGAAGTTAAAAATTTAAACAAAATATATGAGGTTGGCTTATTCGTAAGAAGACAGGTTCATGCTGTAAAAAATGTAAATTTCTCTGTAGAAAGAGGAGAAATAATTTCCCTTGTGGGAGAAAGTGGCTCTGGAAAAACAACCACCGCAAAAATGATATTAAGAATTGAAAAACCAACATCAGGGGATATCATTGTAGAAGGCATAAATGTATGGAAAGACATAAAAACAGTGGAAGATAAGAAAAATTACTACAGAAAAGTGCACGCAGTATTCCAAGATCCCTTTGCAAGTTATAACCAATTTTACCCCATTGATAGAATATTACATCAAGCTCTAAGACTTATAGATGTAGATCCCCAAAATCCAAAATCAAAAGAATTAATAGAAGAGGCATTAAGGCATGTAGGATTAGAGCCTAAAAATATTCTTGGAAAGTATCCTCACCAGCTTTCTGGAGGAGAAAAACAAAGAATAATGATCGCAAGATGCTGGTTATTAAAACCATCTCTTGTTATAGCAGACGAACCTGTATCTATGATCGATGCATCAACCCGTGGTGGTATAATCAAACTCTTTGAAAATCTAAGAGATGAAGCAGGAACATCAGTCATATTTATTACCCATGATATGGGACTTGCTTATTATATTTCAAATCGAATATTCATAATGTATAAAGGAGAAATAGTAGAAACAGGAACACCTGATGAAATAATTTCTAATCCAAAGCATGATTACACTAAGAATCTTATTGGAAGTATACCGACTCTATATAAAAAGTGGGAAGATATAGGAGAACTTGAAACTCGAGTATAA